From Oryza brachyantha chromosome 9, ObraRS2, whole genome shotgun sequence, a single genomic window includes:
- the LOC102703061 gene encoding fructose-bisphosphate aldolase-lysine N-methyltransferase, chloroplastic produces the protein MAAPISHHLLPLRLLSGHPQPPGLRLPMTRARPLPRLLPRAVGTPSDAALQEFRRWVSSQGADAGGAASPAAVPEGGLGLVAARDLPRGEAVAEVPKKLWMDADAVAASDLGRAVGGGGELRPWVAVALLLLRELARGADSPWAPYLAILPRQTDSTIFWSEEELLEIQGTQLLNTTMGVKEYVQSEFDSVEAEIISVNKELFPDTVTFDDFLWAFGILRSRVFAGLRGDKLALIPLADLVNHSDDIASNESSWEIKGKGLFGRDVVFSLRTPVGVKSGEQIYIQYDLDKSNAELALDYGFTEPNSSRDSYTLTLEISESDPFYDDKLDIAELNGMGETAYFDIVLGESLPPQMLPYLRLLCIGGTDAFLLEALFRNSVWGHLELPLSSDNEEAICQVIRNACKSALGAYHTTVEEDEELLKSKNLQPRLQIAIQVRAGEKKVLQQIDDIFKQREEELDGLEYYQERRLKDIGLVGDNGEIIFWES, from the exons ATGGCCGCCCCGATCAGCCACCACCTCCTGCCGCTCCGTCTCCTCTCTGGCCACCCGCAGCCTcccggcctccgcctccccatGACGAGGGCGCGGCCCCTCCCCCGCCTGCTGCCCCGCGCGGTGGGGACGCCCTCGGACGCTGCGCTGCAGGAGTTCAGGCGCTGGGTCTCGTCCCAGGGCGCGgacgcgggcggcgcggcgtcgcccgccgccgtcccggaGGGTGGCCTCGGCCTCGTCGCGGCGAGGGACCTGCCCCGCGGCGAGGCCGTCGCCGAGGTGCCCAAGAAGCTCTGGAtggacgccgacgccgtcgcggcCTCCGACCTCGGCcgggccgtcggcggcggcggggagcttAGGCCGtgggtcgccgtcgcgctcctcctcctccgcgagcTCGCCCGCGGCGCCGACTCGCCGTGGGCGCCCTACCTCGCCATCCTCCCGCGCCAGACCGACTCCACCATCTTCTG GTCAGAAGAAGAGCTCTTGGAGATACAAG GAACACAGTTGCTGAATACAACAATGGGTGTGAAAGAGTATGTACAGAGTGAATTTGACAGCGTTGAAGCTGAGATCATAAGCGTGAATAAGGAGCTGTTTCCTGATACTGTAACATTTGATGATTTCCTATGGGCATTTGGAATACTCAGATCAAGGGTGTTTGCAGGACTCCGTGGAGACAAACTTGCTCTCATACCACTTGCCGATCTT GTAAATCACAGTGATGATATAGCCTCAAATGAGTCCAGTTGGGAGATCAAAGGAAAGGGCCTTTTTGGTAGGGATGTTGTGTTTTCTCTGCGAACACCAGTGGGTGTTAAATCTGGAGAACAG ATATATATTCAGTATGATTTGGACAAGAGCAATGCAGAATTAGCACTTGATTATGGTTTCACAGAACCAAATTCATCAAGGGATTCATATACTCTGACCTTGGAGATATCTGAATCTGATCCATTTTATGATGACAAGCTTGACATTGCAGAGCTAAATGGGATGGGGGAGACTGCATACTTTGATATTGTCCTTGGTGAatctcttcctcctcaaatGCTACCTTACCTGCGATTATTGTGCATTGGGGGAACAGATGCATTTCTCTTGGAAGCACTCTTCAGAAATTCCGTTTGGGGCCACCTTGAACTGCCATTGAGTTCTGACAATGAAGAAGCAATATGTCAGGTTATCCGAAATGCCTGCAAATCTGCTCTTGGTGCTTATCACACTACCGTAGAGGAG GACGAAGAACTATTGAAAAGCAAAAATCTTCAGCCAAGGCTTCAAATTGCCATTCAAGTAAGGGCTGGTGAGAAGAAAGTGCTACAGCAGATTGATGACATCTTCAAGCAGAGGGAGGAAGAATTAGATGGCCTTGAGTACTACCAAGAAAGGAGACTCAAGGATATCGGCTTGGTTGGCGACAATGGTGAAATTATCTTCTGGGAATCTTAG
- the LOC102702780 gene encoding pentatricopeptide repeat-containing protein At5g56310-like isoform X1: MPSAGHGHRRRPPRRHPPGLPPHTPYSRALQQRLYLLAQHRRRRIAPGDTSSARRALDQLHAQVILNGFPRKRFLLAKLLSLAAAAADLPRAESLFLAPAPAAEADDSCSSASSSSTTLANLLLRAAASSRAPPHRLVVLFSRLVSRHGFRPNAFSFSTILAALVDAGAAALPHGRALHARAVACGLALSSGHVLTSLLDLYAVAGQLREARQVFDEMPERTVAAWNCMLAAYVRCREMDVALWFFNEMPERDSVAWTTMIAGCANAGRAAEAVELFWRMRKANVKDDAVTMVALLTACAEQGDLRLGRWVHTRVEQEGREWRTVLLDNALINMYVKCGAMEDAHRLFLVMPKRSTVSWTTMISGLAIHGRAEEALDLFHRMQEHPDGATLLAVLLACSHAGRVDDGRQYFQSMERFYGITPGIQHYGCMVDMLCRRKQLREALELVKTMPLQPNDAVWGALLSGCKREGNLEIAAEVTERLIELQPERAAGHLVLLANMYAGVGQWEQAGKLRERIATLDAGKSAGTSKQEFRGVFD; the protein is encoded by the exons ATGCCGAGCGCCGGCcatggccaccgccgccggcctcctcgtcgccacccACCCGGCCTGCCCCCTCACACCCCCTACTCCCGCGCGCTGCAGCAGCGCCTCTACCTCCTCGcccagcaccgccgccgccgcatcgctCCGGGAGacacctcctccgcccgccgcgcgctcgACCAGCTCCACGCGCAGGTGATCCTCAACGGGTTCCCCCGCAAGCGCTTCCTCCTCGCCAAGCTgctctcgctcgccgccgcggccgccgaccTTCCCCGCGCCGAGTCCCTCTTCCTCGCCCCCGCGCCCGCGGCCGAGGCCGACGACAGCTGCTCGTCTGCCTCGTCGTCATCAACCACCCTCGccaacctcctcctccgcgccgccgcgtcgtcccgcgcgccgcctcaCCGGCTGGTGGTCCTCTTCTCGCGCCTCGTTTCCCGCCACGGGTTCCGCCCCAACGCTTTCTCCTTCTCCACGATCCTCGCTGCCCTCGTGGACGCGGGCGCCGCGGCACTCCCCCACGGCCGCGCTCTCCACGCCCGCGCGGTCGCGTGCGGGCTAGCGCTGTCCAGCGGGCACGTGCTTACCAGCCTCCTTGATCTCTACGCGGTGGCCGGGCAGCTTCGGGAGGCCCGTCaagtgttcgacgaaatgccgGAGAGGACGGTGGCGGCATGGAATTGCATGCTTGCGGCTTATGTGCGGTGCCGCGAGATGGATGTGGCACTGTGGTTCTTCAATGAGATGCCTGAGAGGGATTCCGTGGCATGGACGACGATGATCGCTGGCTGTGCAAATGCCGGGAGGGCAGCAGAGGCGGTTGAGCTCTTCTGGAGGATGAGGAAGGCAAATGTGAAGGATGACGCAGTGACAATGGTTGCCTTGCTAACGGCGTGTGCCGAGCAGGGGGACCTGCGGCTCGGGCGGTGGGTGCACACCCGCGTCGAGCAGGAAGGACGAGAGTGGCGGACGGTTTTGCTGGACAATGCACTCATCAATATGTATGTGAAATGTGGGGCTATGGAGGATGCACACCGCTTGTTTCTGGTGATGCCAAAGCGGAGTACTGTGTCATGGACTACTATGATCTCAGGGCTTGCAATACATGGTCGCGCTGAGGAGGCACTAGACTTGTTTCACAGAATGCAGGAGCATCCTGATGGTGCGACTCTGCTTGCAGTGCTGTTGGCATGCAGCCATGCAGGGAGGGTTGATGATGGCCGGCAATACTTTCAGAGTATGGAAAGATTTTATGGGATCACTCCGGGGATACAGCACTACGGCTGCATGGTTGACATGCTCTGCCGCAGGAAGCAATTGCGTGAAGCTCTTGAGCTTGTGAAGACAATGCCTTTGCAGCCTAACGATGCCGTGTGGGGTGCACTGCTTAGCGGATGCAAGAGGGAAGGCAATCTTGAGATCGCAGCAGAAGTGACTGAAAGGTTGATTGAGCTGCAGCCAGAGCGAGCAGCTGGCCACCTTGTCCTGCTGGCTAACATGTATGCTGGTGTTGGACAGTGGGAGCAAGCTGGGAAGTTAAGAGAGAGAATAGCTACATTGGATGCTGGAAAATCTGCAGGAACAAGCAAG CAGGAATTCAGGGGAGTCTTTGACTAA
- the LOC102702214 gene encoding NAD(P)H-quinone oxidoreductase subunit L, chloroplastic, giving the protein MDATASTCRLLLLPSAACSTPPPRRQQSFFLIPSSTPPLVRRRHSANRARLLCLLHDAPAPAAAADDESSPLWKLAAALQCGAIWAAVEAPAALATVTGEEDLDILGILPTVAAIAFVYLFVFPPIIMNWMRLRWFKRKFVETYLQFMFTYLFFPGMMLWAPFVNFRKFPRDPTMKYPWSKPKEGTPLFKDRYPPIETYK; this is encoded by the exons ATGGACGCCACCGCGTCGAcatgccgcctcctcctcctcccctccgccgcctgctcgACGCCGCCTCCCAGAAGGCAGCAATCCTTCTTCCTGATCCCCTCGTCGACGCCTCCCCTAGTCCGGCGGCGCCACTCGGCCAACCGGGCGAGGCTGCTCTGCCTCCTCCATGACGCG cctgcgcccgccgccgccgccgacgacgagagcTCGCCGCTGTGGAAGCTGGCCGCAGCGCTGCAGTGCGGCGCCATCTGGGCAGCG GTTGAGGccccggcggcgctggcgacCGTGACGGGCGAGGAGGACCTCGACATCCTGGGAATCCTGCCGACGGTGGCCGCCATCGCCTTCGTTTACCTGTTCGTTTTTCCG CCGATTATCATGAACTGGATGAGGCTGAGATGGTTCAAGCGCAAATTCGTCGAGACGTACCTGCAGTTCATGTTCACCTATCTCTTCTTCCCCGG GATGATGTTGTGGGCACCATTCGTCAACTTCAGGAAGTTCCCAAGGGACCCAACCATGAAGTACCCTTGGTCCAAGCCAAAGGAAGGCACACCGTTGTTCAAGGACAGATACCCACCAATCGAAACCTACAAGTGA
- the LOC102711011 gene encoding peptidyl-prolyl cis-trans isomerase NIMA-interacting 4, with the protein MGKDSKPKDAKGKGKQAAGSSGGGDDAGGGKGGKGKGGKSADGLGTCTYVKARHVLCEKQGKINEAYKKLQDGWLDNGDKVPPAEFAKIAQEFSECPSGKKGGDLGWFPRGKMAGPFQDVAFSTPVGACSAPFKSTHGYHFILCEGRKN; encoded by the exons ATGGGGAAGGACTCCAAGCCGAAGGACGCCAAGGGGAAGGGCAAGCAGGCGGCCGGCtcgtccggcggcggcgacgacgccggcggcggcaagggaGGGAAGGGCAAGGGCGGCAAGTCCGCCGACGGACTCGGCACCTGCACCTACGTCAAAG CGAGGCATGTGTTGTGCGAGAAGCAGGGGAAGATCAATGAAGCGTACAAGAAGTTGCAGGATGGCTGGTTGGACAACGGGGACAAGGTCCCTCCTGCCGAGTTTGCCAAG ATAGCCCAAGAATTCTCTGAATGTCCATCTGGAAAGAAAGGTGGAGATCTTGGATGGTTCCCACGTGGAAAAATGGCTGGCCCTTTCCAGGATGTTGCATTTAGCACACCTGTGGGAGCTTGCAGTGCACCATTTAAGTCTAC GCACGGCTACCACTTCATCCTCTGTGAAGGGAGGAAGAACTGA
- the LOC102702780 gene encoding pentatricopeptide repeat-containing protein At5g56310-like isoform X2 yields the protein MPSAGHGHRRRPPRRHPPGLPPHTPYSRALQQRLYLLAQHRRRRIAPGDTSSARRALDQLHAQVILNGFPRKRFLLAKLLSLAAAAADLPRAESLFLAPAPAAEADDSCSSASSSSTTLANLLLRAAASSRAPPHRLVVLFSRLVSRHGFRPNAFSFSTILAALVDAGAAALPHGRALHARAVACGLALSSGHVLTSLLDLYAVAGQLREARQVFDEMPERTVAAWNCMLAAYVRCREMDVALWFFNEMPERDSVAWTTMIAGCANAGRAAEAVELFWRMRKANVKDDAVTMVALLTACAEQGDLRLGRWVHTRVEQEGREWRTVLLDNALINMYVKCGAMEDAHRLFLVMPKRSTVSWTTMISGLAIHGRAEEALDLFHRMQEHPDGATLLAVLLACSHAGRVDDGRQYFQSMERFYGITPGIQHYGCMVDMLCRRKQLREALELVKTMPLQPNDAVWGALLSGCKREGNLEIAAEVTERLIELQPERAAGHLVLLANMYAGVGQWEQAGKLRERIATLDAGKSAGTSKEFRGVFD from the exons ATGCCGAGCGCCGGCcatggccaccgccgccggcctcctcgtcgccacccACCCGGCCTGCCCCCTCACACCCCCTACTCCCGCGCGCTGCAGCAGCGCCTCTACCTCCTCGcccagcaccgccgccgccgcatcgctCCGGGAGacacctcctccgcccgccgcgcgctcgACCAGCTCCACGCGCAGGTGATCCTCAACGGGTTCCCCCGCAAGCGCTTCCTCCTCGCCAAGCTgctctcgctcgccgccgcggccgccgaccTTCCCCGCGCCGAGTCCCTCTTCCTCGCCCCCGCGCCCGCGGCCGAGGCCGACGACAGCTGCTCGTCTGCCTCGTCGTCATCAACCACCCTCGccaacctcctcctccgcgccgccgcgtcgtcccgcgcgccgcctcaCCGGCTGGTGGTCCTCTTCTCGCGCCTCGTTTCCCGCCACGGGTTCCGCCCCAACGCTTTCTCCTTCTCCACGATCCTCGCTGCCCTCGTGGACGCGGGCGCCGCGGCACTCCCCCACGGCCGCGCTCTCCACGCCCGCGCGGTCGCGTGCGGGCTAGCGCTGTCCAGCGGGCACGTGCTTACCAGCCTCCTTGATCTCTACGCGGTGGCCGGGCAGCTTCGGGAGGCCCGTCaagtgttcgacgaaatgccgGAGAGGACGGTGGCGGCATGGAATTGCATGCTTGCGGCTTATGTGCGGTGCCGCGAGATGGATGTGGCACTGTGGTTCTTCAATGAGATGCCTGAGAGGGATTCCGTGGCATGGACGACGATGATCGCTGGCTGTGCAAATGCCGGGAGGGCAGCAGAGGCGGTTGAGCTCTTCTGGAGGATGAGGAAGGCAAATGTGAAGGATGACGCAGTGACAATGGTTGCCTTGCTAACGGCGTGTGCCGAGCAGGGGGACCTGCGGCTCGGGCGGTGGGTGCACACCCGCGTCGAGCAGGAAGGACGAGAGTGGCGGACGGTTTTGCTGGACAATGCACTCATCAATATGTATGTGAAATGTGGGGCTATGGAGGATGCACACCGCTTGTTTCTGGTGATGCCAAAGCGGAGTACTGTGTCATGGACTACTATGATCTCAGGGCTTGCAATACATGGTCGCGCTGAGGAGGCACTAGACTTGTTTCACAGAATGCAGGAGCATCCTGATGGTGCGACTCTGCTTGCAGTGCTGTTGGCATGCAGCCATGCAGGGAGGGTTGATGATGGCCGGCAATACTTTCAGAGTATGGAAAGATTTTATGGGATCACTCCGGGGATACAGCACTACGGCTGCATGGTTGACATGCTCTGCCGCAGGAAGCAATTGCGTGAAGCTCTTGAGCTTGTGAAGACAATGCCTTTGCAGCCTAACGATGCCGTGTGGGGTGCACTGCTTAGCGGATGCAAGAGGGAAGGCAATCTTGAGATCGCAGCAGAAGTGACTGAAAGGTTGATTGAGCTGCAGCCAGAGCGAGCAGCTGGCCACCTTGTCCTGCTGGCTAACATGTATGCTGGTGTTGGACAGTGGGAGCAAGCTGGGAAGTTAAGAGAGAGAATAGCTACATTGGATGCTGGAAAATCTGCAGGAACAAGCAAG GAATTCAGGGGAGTCTTTGACTAA
- the LOC102702495 gene encoding uncharacterized protein LOC102702495: MGVEGDKASPGGVLDGLYGVQLGRRRPSPGDGGEAAVVEYPAASGSERHQFRDGKTLQRLPIRRLWQHRPSFLKPVHCSISCGDKHAGETIANVVTSLPFIILGMHTPRTNLNTALYANSLVGVGIASSLYHSSKGQIRKFLRWADYTMIATTTLCLSRALRNENPRLLMAASALLLPFQPLMVSVVHTGMMEVSFAKRASIEPELRMVHNLHKMSSLLGGALFIADDCFPETPYIHAAWHLAAAIGIGTCNKLLE, translated from the exons ATGGGGGTGGAGGGTGACAAGGCGTCTCCCGGCGGAGTTCTGGACGGGCTCTACGGGGTGCAGcttggccggcgccggccgtcgccgggagacggcggcgaggccgccgtTGTGGAGTACCCGGCAGCGTCTGGTTCGGAACGTCACCAGTTCAGGGACGGCAAAACGCTGCAGAGATTGCCGATTAG GCGATTGTGGCAGCACAGGCCTTCCTTCTTGAAGCCCGTCCATTGCAGCATATCATGCG GTGACAAGCATGCTGGTGAAACTATAGCTAATGTAGTCACCTCACTCCCTTTCATTATTCTTGGGATGCATACACCAAG GACGAACTTAAACACGGCGCTCTATGCGAATTCGCTAGTCGGGGTAGGAATAGCTTCAAGCTTGTACCACTCCTCCAAAGGACAGATCAGAAAGTTCCTGCGGTGGGCAGACTATACTATGATTGCAACTACTACATTG TGTTTATCAAGAGCACTTCGGAATGAGAACCCCAGATTACTAATGGCAGCATCAGCATTGCTCCTACCATTTCAGCCTTTGATGGTTTCAGTTGTTCACACTGGAATGATGGAG GTTTCCTTTGCAAAAAGAGCATCAATTGAACCAGAGCTCAGAATGGTACATAACCTGCATAAGATGTCGTCTCTGTTAGGAGGCGCGCTATTCATAGCTGACGATTGCTTCCCAGAGACTCCCTATATCCATGCTGCATGGCATCTCGCTGCTGCAATTGGCATTGGCACATGTAACAAGCTTCTTGAGTGA